The window atattgagctgtgattaagttgggtggtttgcaatttcgcggctgtgtgtatgtgttaaagtgaATTTCTATTAATGATTGTTAAAGAGATAATTGTCGCCCCTATTTTCttttgctgcgttatatcaatgttttctagcttaacctctctcatccctctttttcgttaactttcaatggaaccatcaaatgacgggggagggaaggagcaaaaacaaaggggagtgccatcaaacgtCCATGCCGACTAGCAAACAcagcctcgaagacatcaaagcagtgctGAAGCCTaagccgctcgtgcatagcagaaagtacggtctaacattttgcaaatgataatacgtaggcCCTACAGtgtataaagtatttttttttatattcttgttgaatttcaaacaaaataaattgtaataataataaataaaaatagaaaacgtgttcggtcctttgtgtcttgctgcagtcactttgtttttaaaagttgtctgcattgacattttttttcttttttcgtgACCAGACCgtcccatttggtaccggcacaccgggcatttgcccgtttgtcCATAttgccagtccgcccctgatctagactagcaatgataaatctgtacgattagaaatattttacgaattgtttttgtttagcactatttccttctcgcaatgtgctatgattctatcacgtgtctggaccagttgggaaagggaggggggagaaaagtggcatctgtgtgaatgttaccgtgatcgcttttttaaacgcataaaaaaaatagtacgacttgaattcgaacttagGGCTCTAGTCTTCTcaatttataccaccacatctgtcaagtacaattttttcccttgttcgatacaaaaaataattaattactaatagttaatcaactattatttttcaattgattcttgtttggtcatttacaataaataactgcaaaatttcaacttgatcagagattgggagaaataacgtgtacatttattttttaccagacaaacagacggacagacagagagagctgttaaaatatttgaaaaatccCCCCAAAAAATGCTTCAGCCTCCATTGATTTTAAACTTGTAACCATGCATGACTTAAAATACCATATAACCATCACTCGATACCTGCATTTCAGTGCGTTCCCTggtctaaatattttttattacaccAAAGCACGCAGACCTCTGAAATCTTGGGCCAATGACCtgcattttaaataattttgtgtCGAGTTGTTTTAGTTACTACATTAGTTACTACATTTTACTACATTTTAAATTCGTTTCAATCCTACCTCCAGTGTCTCctcatatttctttctttattatttttgcaatttattaaaactaGTGTTCTATGTGTGTATGATACGCTCATGAATACATTTGAGAAGCCTTGTAAGTCTATGGAATTAATCGAAAAGATCCGCTATTGTGGATTCTAACGCATATGTTAAATAGCcagaaatctaaaaatagaacttCATCGTGACAGCTTAAACTCAAAATGGCCGACTGCACGatcttgtgaaaaaaaaagggaaaaaagcGCTTTAAGAAACAGATCGGTGATTACTGGTGCGTGAAGGTCAGAGATGACGACCACGCGCGTGACTCTTGCGTGAGGGGGCGCCACGTTAGTGAATGTTGTCATATGATTCTAGTGTTTTGTGTCTGTGTTTATATGTGTATTCATACATTAGTAAATTCTTTTTTAGGCCTATATGAGAGTGTTATCGTGACTATGTGAATATGCTAATGTATCGAATACTCTTTATTGTTACAGTTTTTGCTCTCATTGCGTCATCAAAATAGTTCTATAAGCTAGTACACTGGTGAAGACCTTTGTACTAAAATGTATACACTTTAAAGGGCTACTAGACGTCCGACAAAAGGAGGAAATGTGATGAAAATGTCCTGCTTCTACTCCGTTAATTATTACAAAGTTTacatcaagtcactctgtctgtctggtaaaacatttgtacacgttatttctcccacaccaagtCTCGGGACCAAGTTGAAACCAATAATgaagataactaaaataaccaattagtgaattaattactggtagttagttattttgtttattaccaTAAATTATCCAGACGGTCTACTACTTCACTCGGTGAAACTATGAAAAACAAATTGCCCCAATTGTGAATGTCAAATTTTACTAACAAGAACTATTGGTTCTAAATGGACCTCATTATCACCAaaacgaacggtcacgtgatcATATTAATATAACAACGATAACGTGATAAACCATTGTTGATAAAcgttagatcgtaatttgtatagaagagatagggaAATACGTGACTCAATGTTggttgtttacgattggtgaatgaggttcattgtgccgatgtgtcataaaatctcaaatcttttatttaaatgtaccAGGATATTTAATTCTGTTACAGtctgatcaatttttttttttataaagtcagTGAACGTTTGATATGATGACAACAGCGTTTAAATTACTGGCTCTTGTTTTTCACTTGTATTTAAGCCATCACCTAAACTACACCACGCAAGTTAAACTTTAACGTAATCTCGGTGTattgtttctaaaatatttcacatgttacggatgttctttcagagttgaagagaaTCTACCTGGATGGTCAAGTCAGATCTTCGACTAGTACCTGGTCGCTAAAAGCGATGGAGTCGGTTAGAGGTCCGTGGTTCGAGTCCTCCTGTGAACAATCTATGTTTCACTTACTCCTCCCTGTCCTGTGTACCTTGGTGCTGATATAATGTGAACACTGGAATAGATGGCGCTGTCTGCGCCGTTACGTAGTCGTCTGAAACACTGCATCCATAGTGACTCATACtacttaagttgttttttttttatattgtatttgtAAACTAGTATTTAGAAGttaaacaaaattcttttttaaacaatgtgtatttcgtttaaaaaaaataatgattcgttggtttaactctttctctccgtaattatttaccacattctggtggaatcaacgctggtatcgtcagttaggagaaaaggagttaaagttttattatttcttgataATCTAGCAAATGATATACACAATTAAGTTTTAATCTTGAGATattctattgtttattttgtatcttaATTTAAGtttatctataaatatttttctaaattgtCTGCCTCAGATAGTTAAAGTAATTCTATACAACGCACAGACAAAGATAAAAATAGTTTGCCGGAAAACGCCATGCACAGGCATTTCCTGTTGAGTCACATTTCCCAGGTAACGTGTACATTAGACTAATATTAATTTAACTTCTTGAaagaagattttctttttaactaCACTGCTATATTTGACAACACGGTGAACATATGATCGACTTCAACctaaactaagaaaaaaaaattgttgaacaCATTCAATAACTCATGTGTAATCGAGAATCTCGCACAAAACAGGAAGATTGTTTCATTTATAGGAACTTTTCATAAACAAGGTCTCTGTTGCATTGCGCCTACATATATCAGAAGTAATGATAAGCTATGTAGTCTAAACAGCGTGGAAATAAAATGGTGTGCAGCTTTTAGAATAAAACCTTTTATCTCTTTGCGTTTGTCACCTACCATTGTTTTAGCTTTATTCGTACTGGACaatgtttattttcattaaatattagaaAATCTCCACTAATCCTAACCCTTTTCTTTTCcggttattttttatttcggttaCTTTTTATCACCCACACATTATTTCATTTAGctttctcatctttttttttcatagtattttattgcttacaacttaaaaaaaaaacttaaccgGATGTCCAagaatcaaaatgtaaacaaagagcgGATTACTGTGATGAACTTAATTCTGAAAATCCCCACTGTGTCTTGCTTGAGCTCCGCTAGAATAAATCCTTCTCACACAGCACGCTGGGCCTCGCGAAGGGATTGTTGCAGACAATGTCATTCATCCTACTTTGCCTCTCCTTGACCAGCTCGATGCAATCTTCGAACCCGTTAAAATTGTTCGGCTCCGAAGGGAACCAGTCAAAGATGTTCAGAGTCACCCCAGTGCGTTGAAAGATAAACCTGCCGTCAGAGGCGGCGTCTGTACCTGAGATGTACACCCTGGCCACGTCCGTGCGGTTGACGTAAAGCTGCAGGAAGATGATCTCCGCCTGGCCGTCTATCTCGGCGACGTAGGCTCCAACAGACTCGCACGCTGCCCTGGCCAGACTGAAACTCGGGAATGTTAATCTTGAAATGAAATAGAGTTTATTTAAGTAAGCAAAGGGAGGGAAGAACCTGGCGTTGTCAAGACTCACTCTTATATCTGCAATAGATGCAAAGAAGGATAACTCATagaacattattattatcaaaccaacacaaatatatataatcgTAGCTAGTTATATCAAACTAGTTAGTTAACTAGTTAtcaaacagacacaaatatatataatcgTAGCTAGTTATATTAactactagcctgacattacccgcggacTGAGGGCCttggtttgtgttcactaatcTAGTGggttggatttagatgtatgttaaacttagttAATGTTCCTTTCGAGTTTCTCTCTTTCGccgcgaaaatgggtttacctgttaagccgatacattcatgaATAGgttataaagtacaattaaaactggtttacccgattttttaaatgaatggaattataaagtacgtcaggacGTTCTGAATTCGCTGATATAATGAACGAATTTATGtagaaatgtttttgaaacacaaatttgaaggttaattttattaaataatgaaatcaatagactatatacTATATTGTCATGTGTCAtgtaaaaaaactatctgtgcaaaatgtagttttaaaatttagatctagatctagattctttcaATCTAAAAATGGTAAGCATAGCCTAgatccggggtcggcaacctgcggctcgcgagccacatgcggctctttggatgtgaagctgcggctctttagttccatacacaaatattatttattgtatcgagacattttttaaaatagttaggAATCTTTTAACGAATATTAGGCaacgattctatctctcagccacttgtactcgcttttcacccccccccccccgtcgtcTATGTTATTAGTCCGCCGGAAGCTCTCGAATAACGCCgtcgtcggatgtttctatgtaggttttaattcgctttGATGCAAGACGATTTGGCATCTTAATCACTTGCTTTgactgtgacgtatagtttgttgttgtagtaccatatagtttgttgttgtttgtaaattgtttctAAGGTAGAATTGAATTATCTTTTCAAaattagaagcaatctacaagtaatgctattCTGGCAACCTTTGCGGCACCACTAAAAATCGCACAAAAGGAAAACCATTTACGATGATGAGTATGTCAAAAACTGCTTCCTACATGCATATGAAGAACTGTTTCATGATTTCAAAAAGCAAAccagaaatattgaaaaaaaaaacaaaacaaagatttgCCACAATCCGCT of the Biomphalaria glabrata chromosome 11, xgBioGlab47.1, whole genome shotgun sequence genome contains:
- the LOC106067937 gene encoding ladderlectin-like gives rise to the protein MTSALLTLLLIGTVHFVLATDIRVSLDNARFFPPFAYLNKLYFISRLTFPSFSLARAACESVGAYVAEIDGQAEIIFLQLYVNRTDVARVYISGTDAASDGRFIFQRTGVTLNIFDWFPSEPNNFNGFEDCIELVKERQSRMNDIVCNNPFARPSVLCEKDLF